ttgtTGCAGATGAGGATACAAGTCATTCAGAATTCTTGCGAAAAAAATCCCCACCACTGTTCAATCATTGTTGAACACTGCTCATTCTATGATCAAAATCTAAAACGCGATTAGGTGTTGCGATTCAACATAATGGTTTGTCAGAGAAATCAAAAATGATATCCTAATAGAAATTGAAAGGCTACAAACAACAATCACGCCCAAGAGGATATAAATGACACTGACTCCATACCTACTAAAACACTCGTTGTAATAACCATTAATGAGCCAATTAAGAGAACAACAGACGCACACGGCCTAAGGCATAATAATTCAAAATGAATCGCGCATGCAACAATTAGCCACAAATTCAAAGCAACAAAATCCTAAATCGCAAATATTTTCATGATTTCGTTGAGCTCACGATGTAGACATGAAAATTAACCAGGCCCGGTAAATCACAAACACAACatccgggaaaaaaaaaacctccgaCGGGCAAACTGGACGCGTTCAAGATCCCAATTCCCAATAACCAGACTTTCGAAATCAAAAAGATAACAGGCAAAGCCAAAGGAATTCCCTAGAGAAGGCGATTCTCACGGTGAATTAGCAGGAATGCAGAAATCTATCGACATAGAGAGATGGAGCAGGAGGAAGAGCCAACCTGTAGAGAGGAAGGAGATGTTGAGAGATCGAGATTGTACGATCGAGTTGTCTGTGGACGAGAGAGGAAATTCGAGTCCTAAACGGAATAGTcagaattagggttttgaacaggaaaaaagaaagggatTCGATGTATAACCAAAACGACTCTTTGTTAACGGAAGGACATTGTTGGCCTCCTCGTGTACTCAATTCATCgcctcttttatttttatttttatttattttttctccctaaattttttatttttattttaattaattatttcagtGTTTTTTAATTGAGAgatcagtgttttttttttttacaagagTCAAATAATTAGCAAAAAGAATTATGCAAATTTATAAGTTTATCAATAAGATTCAATGTTGTGTGATATAAGCTTTATAAGAGCAACTCATTAGATGTATCTTTTGAACAGTCTATTAAGGCCAAATTCGAGTTAAGTTAGGCACGTGTAAATTCGACCGACAGGTTAGTTGAGTCAAGTCTCCGTCGAAATTGTAAATTATTTCGAAATAGCTACACTATTTTAGAATTGAACTTCCGACCTCGGATGAGATTTTTTATGTCCGGAGTGATCGCCAAACAGTTATCatcatcatgaaaaaaaaaatgtaggtgATAGATTTTAAGGGCTAATTTAGGTTTTAAATATTTGAATCTGCAATTTTTAAcaagttttttaaaattatgttgTGCTAGGATTTGATAAgaatctttttgatttttttttttggctaaatTTTACATTACTAGTCGGTTCTCCAATCCATATAGTCTTGCTTTGATGAACAATCTTGCTTTAATGGATCATCAGGGCCGGACCCCATCTGGGCTATTTTCATTAGGGTTGAAGCCCAACTGGACTTGGGTCAAACAAAACAGTCCAAGCCCATATGACCTGTCGTTGATagaattaaaacaaaacaaaataaaatagcgCCGCAGAGCGGCGGAGTAGCTGATGCTCACTCACTTTTCTTGTCTGCAGAGATTCCTGTCGACGACGATAATGGAAGGAGTGGTTCTTAAGGCGCCGTCTTTTACTTTCCCGAACCCGAATTCCACTTTCCGGAGCTCCATAGCCCGCCGCAGATACTCCTATTATCTCTCCGTCTCAGCTTCCACCGTCCGTGAGACCGGCCCCGCCAGTATTGGATCCGCCTCACTCGGTCACCGTACCCGACCTGACTTCCCTATCCTGCACCAGGTGAGGATTGCAATTGAAAATTGTATTTCCTTCCTGATAAATATGATTCTGAATTGACTTTATTGATTCTTGTTCCCGTTTGTTCATAGTGTTTGGGCTGCTGATTTTTTGTTGGTTTAAATATGGTGTAATTTGCAGGAGGTGAACGGGTCGAAACTAGTATACTTGGATAACGCCGCCACTTCTCAGAAGCCCGTTGCAGTGTTGAAGGCACTGCAGAACTACTATGAAGGTTACAATTCAAACGTGCATCGTGGTATTCATTACTTGAGGTTTGTAATCCACGAATGAAGCTGACTCAATGACCTAAATTGATAGGAAAAAATGAATTTAAGTTTTATGCATATGTTGAATGCAGTGCTAAGGCCACAGATGAGTATGAGTTGGCTAGAAAGAAGGTAGCAGCTTTTATAAATGCTGCAGAGTCGAGAGAGATTGTGTTTACAAGGAATGCTACTGAAGCTATTAATCTGGTGGCTTATTCCTGGGGCCTCGCAAATCTAAAACCAGGAGATGAAGTATGCTTTTCAACTCTTTTGGCTATTCAAGTTAAAgcacaatttcttttctttttgtgatcCTTATTTAGATGGCGATACTGGTCTCAGTTCTCAGTCTTGTATATGGCAGTTAATCTTGTGCTGATTTTTTGAGGTTCTCTCGAACAAATTTTGTGACCTACCCATATCTGGAGTTTTTAGGGTTCAATTATTAACTATACTTGGCATTTAATCTTGTGCTGAtcttgtaaaatatgttttctatttttttaaaagaatatttTCATTCCATGGCAGTATAATATCCACTTATATTTACTTTCTAAAGGTTGAACTTGCATAGTGCTGTAATGCATATCCTACTCAAGCCCtagcataattatttttttaattacagaTCATCCTTACGATTGCTGAACATCACAGTGCCATTGTTCCTTGGCAACTTGCAGCACAAAAGACTGGTGCCGTGCTGAAGTTTGTCAAtctaaatgaaaatgaaattccaGATGTACTTGAGTTAAAAGGAATGCTTTCAGCGAAGACGAAACTTGTAATGGTTCATCATGTATCAAACGTGCTTGGTAGGTTTTTCTCCCTTGGATCCTTGTTTTTTTGTATATAGTTGGTTATGCATCCCTTCAGGGCCATCCGTGAGGTTGGCtgtttgtattgattttcagAAGTTCATGTTTGTATTGATTCTCTATGTGGTTAGTTTTGTTAGTTGCTTCTTTGTTTACATGTACTTGTTAGTTTGTTAGCTGCTCCTCTATGTGGTTAGCATATTAGttgcttttttgttttcctgTACTTGAGTTTCTCTTTGTAGGCCATCTCCTGAGATGCCCTATTGTAagtatttcttttttcaatataATGTGTtgcttataaaaataaaaaaaaaacacaacacgTACTGAAGTTGACACCACTTGTGAAATGCAAACATTGTTCTTACATATGTCTTTATAGGTCTTTTACTGACTATTGACTAAAAACATTTACGTATTGTGCTTTATGTGTAGCATAACCATATATATTGTCCAATTTTCTTTCCCATAGCTTCTGTTCTTCCAATGGAGGATATTGTGCGTTGGGCGCATGATGCTGGAGCAAAAGTGCTCGTAGATGCCTGTCAAAGTGTTCCACATATGGTGGTTGATGTACAGAGTCTGGATGCTGATTTTCTTGTTGCCTCCTCTCACAAGGTTAGACTATTTCCTTATATATTGAAGTCTAAATTTTAGGTGAGCATATGAATTTAAGAAATAATCATGCTTCAGATGTGTGGGCCTACAGGCGTCGGATTCTTATATGGTAAAGCCAATCATTTGTCTGACATGCCTCCATTTTTAGGTGAGCGATTTTCCTTATAGAAAGTTAGGAACTAAGACTTATTGTTTGTTGAATTGCCATCTTGTCACCATGAGTTGTCTATATATGTCTGAAAGTCATTAATTGGTATTTACCGTACTGTTGGTTTTACCCTAATAGGTGGTGGAGAAATGATCTCTGATGTATATCTTGATTATTCCACGTACGCAGAGCCTCCGTCCAGGTTGGGCCTGTTTGATCTCTTTACACCAAGTTATTGTAAAATTAATTGAAGCATTGCTAAAGGAAATGTATTGTCGGGTACCAAAGTTTAGTAAACCATCGTTGTCTTTGTTGTTTAAGATGATCCAGTGTCTAGAGATTTGTTTTATCAAATTGGTTCCATGTGATGGTATAAATGGTCAAAAGCCATTTTTATGCCTGTGAGTTCCTTGGGCATATCTATCGATAGATCATGTGCCCTCAACCTTCATGCTTGTATACAGTAAGCAAAAGCATGTAAAAGTTAGCAACAATAAACTCAACCTTAATTCTTGTATACAATATTACAGCAACATATCATCATTTCTAAGTTACTTCTCCATGGGTATAGGTTTGAGGCTGGAACGCCTGCAATCGGGGAAGCAATTGGGCTGGGAGCGGCAATTGATTACCTTTCAGGAATTGGCATGAAAAACATTCATGACTATGGGGTGAGTTATTTCTATGCTCTCTGAATCTCCTATTCTATCATAGCATAACAGTTTTTAGATAATTAAACAGGAGGCAAGAGTAGGAATTGCCAGCCTTTATGAAGGCAGCAGTTTGAGTCATGGTGAGGATGATTAAAGAGTCTTGTTATATCTTTGTGAAAGTTGGTGGAGTCTATCCACATTTGTTGGTTTTCATACAGAGGGTAGGCTATGTTTTCAAGGCTTAGATTGACACGGTATGAAAATTTAATTGGAAAAGGTTTTTGTTTACTACTCAAACCTAGTGGACCATGCTGGTCGCTGGGGGTTGGGTGAGAGTGAACATACTTGATACTGGACATGAGTTGATAAAATCGAAACGTGCCCTGTCAAATCATATGTGCTCACTTAGTCACTTAATTTGATGTTGTTAATTTGGTTTTGTAGATGGAGCTGGCTAATTATTTATATGAAAATCTCTGTTCTGTCCCTGATGTCCGGATATATGGCCCAAAACCTTCAAATAAGGTTCAACGTGTTGCTTTGTGTTCTTTCAATGTTAAGAATATCCATCCCACAGACATTGCTACTTTCCTGGATCAACAGGTATGATAAAGAGATGAGGCTTATTACTGTGGTGGATTAATTCTTATATTATCTTATCCTATCAACATTTAATTTTATGATGAAGTTAGAAGATCTAATTCCCTacaatttttattcaaaaatttGCTTTAGAAGAAGAGGAATATATCTTGAATTAATACTAATACACACAATTTCAGCATGGAGTGGCTATTAGATCAGGCCATCACTGTGCGCAACCTCTTCATCGGTATTTAGGAGTCAATGCAAGTGCACGTGCTAGCCTTCACTTCTACAACACTAAAGAAGACGTTGATAACTTCATCGAGGCACTCAAGGACACCGTCAGCTTTTTCAGTTCTTATCGATAATCAATAAATTGTTCTACCACCATGTACTATGATTTGTTGTCTACATTCAATCTTTATACAGGAATAGGTTtggtttccttcttcttttcccCCTCTCCCTCCTTCCCTGGCAGGAGGTGCCTTCCCTATCCTTACTCCCTTGTGTCTGTTTTGGTCGATAGGTGTGTGTTTCCAATAAATGTGTCTGTACTTGTCAATCTCTGCATTGAAAGTTGCTAGATTATTGCGAAGTAACTTGTTTGAACTTCTGTTctaggaagaagaaaaataagccAAAGCACTTGCTTTTATTTCTGATCATCATCATTGTTGGTATTATTATAGTTATCATGGTTCTGACCATGCATCCCTAGTCAGTATTACATAGTTCTGACCTTCAACGCAGCACAGCAGAATTGTGGGGGAAAACATGATGTCCTTCCACTACCTGAAGATGATAGTTGCAGAGTATAGTAATTGCAACTATCTTCATTTCAATGAAGGATGTCTTTACTCTTTACAAAGACAAGGTCACCGGTAACTGCGTGCGTTACAGGGGTgccaggggtctgctgtagtaaaaattacagcagaccccactGTAGCTCTTTTGgagcacaaaattttttttatttaatttttaaaaatcataaatgtgtagtattcggtctaacgaatccaacgacatattttttgttcgaaacaaaaatcaaattcatcgcgatcgaaacatcgaatgtcttgtgtttatatccgacggtctaaaattgtcatgtatttttcatgtttaatatgatttttgtttcgaacacaAAATTTATCATTGGATTCGTTAGGAATAATACtatacatttattatttttaaaaataaaaataaaattttttactgaCTTAAAATCatattacagcgggacctgctgtaataaaaatacAGCAGGTCCCCGCCACCCGCGTTACAGTCGGTGATTAGAGTCGGTGATGAGTGCAGTGATTGCTGTCAAGGTATCAGCTCGATCCTTTTGGTTCCAAGTGCAACCCAATATAGATGGGCCCTATTGTACGTTGGCTCAATTTCTTATGGGCCCACCTTAACAAGGGCGCCAGGCCCATTAATACTAATAGGCGAGGTCGAGGCCCCCCAAATGGGCTCCAAGCCTTTAATTGAGCGACACTCCGAGCCAATTCAGAGACTAGGGCTGAACATCGGGCCGGGTCCCGGGTTATCGGACCGGGTTTGACCCGACCCGATAATTTTTAAGATAAGAATGACCCGCCCGATAACCCTGTTAAAAATATTCGGGTTATCGGGTTTCGGGCTATCGGGTTATCGGGCTACCGGGTTCGGACCGGGTTTCACCCGATAGCCcggataaaattttttttaatataaaaaactagTATGACTCATGGGTTTCTATGCcttttaaaactaatttcaatgTACTTTGCTTGTGTTTATTCGATGTGGGAACTTGTATCACTTGTGGGTCTCCATACGCACAACTCCCTCTCACATACAAAGTACAAAATGAGGTGGAGATGGTAAGGTTCTTCAGTTTCGTTATCTCCAACGGCAGTGAACCGGCGAAGATAGTAAGGTTCCATTGCACACTGCAGTTTTTCCGGAGTCACGTGTGACCAAGATTCACGTGTCGTCGCTCTCCATGTGTTTTCTCATCTCTTGTTTGGTACAGTTCTGCTTGAGATAGAGCTGCTGGACAAGCTTGTGAACCTTACCATCTCCAATGATAACCTTACTGGGAAGTTTCCTGTCAATAACCTTATCTGTGTGCTTGTGCCACATGTAAGAAAGATTTTGAGGTGGGTTTTTCAATATCCCACATTGAATAACTACAAAGAAAATGATAGAAAAAAGGATATAAAATGACATAGAAGCTCAGGTGTCAAGTGATaaatagaaattaaataattataatttttttttgttataattggatatcgggttatcgggtcacccgataacccgataacCAATGAAATTCAGACCCGAAACCCGGACCTGTTAACAGAGGTCCGGGTCGGGTTTAGCCCGGCCCGATAAAAAGGTTATCGGGTTAGCCCGATAACATCCGGGTCGGACCGGGTCACCGGGTCGGATCGGGTTTTCTGACCCGATGTACAGCCCTATCAGAGACTCCTTCCTCCACCTACTAATACTCCCCCGGGCCGAACTGAAAATCATGTTTGGAAGCTTTGGACTACCGTCTACCGATCATAGACTCGCATGAAGAAGCATTGAAGCAAAAACCAGTTACATCGGGTGAGTTGATGACTATTGATGGTTTTAAGAGAGGTTTAATTGTCTTTGATTTTGCcgagaagaaaacaaatatggCAAAAAAACCATCGGCTTTGCTAAGAAAGGAGGATCTTTCCATGCATTATACATGCTCTTTGTTGAAATAAACCCATTACAATTTGTCTCTTTTGAACTCTGCGGGTTCTAAAAGAGGAGCATTGGGTCCTTCAATGAGCTGCAATTGTagtagtgatatatatatatatatatatatatatatatatatatatatatatattatatagttcAAATGAATTCCTACCCATCTACCACTAGACTAGCATTTTGATTATGCCAACAAAATTGATGACAACTTTCAGTACTCACTAAGGATAGACAACAAACTGGGCAGActgaaatccaaaaaaaaaaattaaaaaaaatccaccaATTCATAGAAACGGAGAGGAGGATTCTTTCTCACTGCCCTTTCTAGCCAAGTAAATCACTCTTCCCTGCATCCAGAAtttgacccaaaaaaatttGCTCTAGCCTACAATGTAATTCCTGCAAAGATTCAGACAACTTATGAAAATTATCGTTCTTACCAGCTTGCTAAAAATTCCTCGCAGTCATCTCTCTTTTCTAGCGAAGGGCTCCCCCTTGTACTCGCTGCCTGCAGCAACTACATAATTTGCTCCAATCTGTAATGAAGCGAGAACAGAATGATGATATATTAACAGTAATATGTACACGCACATGTAATTGTACCAAAGAGAGCGAAGAGAGAGAGACTGTTTACCTGACAATCTCTCAGTACAACACGCTCCTGAAGCTGTACATTGCTGCAAATTACAGAACCTTGTATTGAACATCCATCTCCGATTGTAACATGATTCATTACAACTGAATTAACAATCTGGAAATGCATCAAAATGATATGTTAAAAGACTTCACAGAATTTCTGAAGCTTAGACATTTCACACTTATAAACAT
This genomic stretch from Tripterygium wilfordii isolate XIE 37 chromosome 22, ASM1340144v1, whole genome shotgun sequence harbors:
- the LOC119990639 gene encoding cysteine desulfurase 1, chloroplastic-like, which produces MLTHFSCLQRFLSTTIMEGVVLKAPSFTFPNPNSTFRSSIARRRYSYYLSVSASTVRETGPASIGSASLGHRTRPDFPILHQEVNGSKLVYLDNAATSQKPVAVLKALQNYYEGYNSNVHRGIHYLSAKATDEYELARKKVAAFINAAESREIVFTRNATEAINLVAYSWGLANLKPGDEIILTIAEHHSAIVPWQLAAQKTGAVLKFVNLNENEIPDVLELKGMLSAKTKLVMVHHVSNVLASVLPMEDIVRWAHDAGAKVLVDACQSVPHMVVDVQSLDADFLVASSHKMCGPTGVGFLYGKANHLSDMPPFLGGGEMISDVYLDYSTYAEPPSRFEAGTPAIGEAIGLGAAIDYLSGIGMKNIHDYGMELANYLYENLCSVPDVRIYGPKPSNKVQRVALCSFNVKNIHPTDIATFLDQQHGVAIRSGHHCAQPLHRYLGVNASARASLHFYNTKEDVDNFIEALKDTVSFFSSYR